One genomic window of Lytechinus variegatus isolate NC3 chromosome 1, Lvar_3.0, whole genome shotgun sequence includes the following:
- the LOC121406620 gene encoding uncharacterized protein LOC121406620, with product MKRLVTGKFLQEKKCCNLSHSTLAATTCSSSSTEPCRSASPELLGTSTVTADAATSSSSLYPLSKLSAGVKAEFVKDNHWLLSQSKAVQKENPPSSKSKKTKVDSYVEVTFDERASNSAHCATKGVLVTAGDPVFVNPNSYQSLITVFKNIGKQVGIKKYVEGGKREWVAVSCDGLPFTLAQRVIKETYTCTCCNEAVFSREAYMHHLEKHSLVEVPGIMPLEFDWLLLRIGHGHVEMNMVRSFLELDWHAFMKDVAFCMGFRSDAAQKYAKSGGPPQVIGTSSNCIPGIPWRVKFANIFHGRNHPKYQVIEITELCNFLAAPMEVKKFLGDFQAISTSGDQTRCEDMDFVLENINKKRKSWIPKGVPKREDWKRIFRNLGKLDKLRSSVLNRITSTVDIVIPCVLQLS from the exons ATGAAGAGATTAGTAACAGGGAAATTTTTACAGGAGAAGAAGTGTTGCAATCTTTCGCACTCGACATTGGCAGCCACTACctgtagtagcagtagtacaGAGCCTTGTAGGTCTGCCTCCCCGGAACTCTTGGGTACCAGTACTGTCACTGCTGATGCCGCTACAAGTTCTTCGAGCTTATATCCACTGTCAAAACTTAGCGCTGGAGTAAAGGCCGAATTTGTTAAAGACAACCATTG GTTGTTATCACAGAGCAAGGCTGTACAAAAAGAGAATCCTCCAAGTTCAAAATCAAAGAAGACAAAGGTAGACTCATATGTTGAAGTGACGTTTGACGAGCGGGCTTCAAATTCAGCTCACTGTGCGACAAAGGGAGTACTTGTCACTGCAGGTGATCCGGTATTTGTAAATCCTAATTCCTACCAAAGTCTAATTACGGTGTTTAAGAACATAGGCAAACAGGTTGGCATCAAAAAGTATGTGGAAGGCGGGAAACGTGAGTGGGTGGCAGTCAGCTGCGATGGACTTCCAttcacactagcacaaagagTGATTAAGGAAACTTATACTTGCACTTGCTGCAATGAGGCGGTCTTCTCCCGAGAGGCTTATATGCATCATCTGGAGAAACACTCCTTAGTAGAGGTTCCCGGGATTATGCCTTTGGAGTTCGACTGGCTTCTCCTGCGAATAGGCCATGGCCATGTGGAAATGAACATGGTTCGTTCATTTCTAGAACTTGATTGGCATGCTTTTATGAAGGATGTGGCCTTTTGCATGGGGTTCAGGTCAGATGCCGCACAGAAATATGCTAAGAGTGGAGGACCACCACAAGTCATAGGAACTTCTTCAAATTGCATTCCTGGGATCCCTT GGAGGGTTAAGTTTGCGAACATATTTCATGGCCGGAACCATCCGAAATACCAAGTCATCGAAATCACAGAGCTCTGCAACTTCCTCGCCGCACCAATGGAGGTTAAAAAGTTTCTCGGGGATTTCCAGGCGATATCTACGTCAGGCGACCAGACAAGGTGTGAAGATATGGATTTTGTCCTGGAGAatataaataagaaaagaaagagcTGGATCCCAAAAGGTGTACCCAAAAGGGAGGACTGGAAGCGCATCTTTCGCAACCTTGGAAAGTTGGATAAG CTTCGTTCATCAGTTCTGAATCGAATAACATCAACAGTCGACATAGTCATCCCATGTGTACTCCAGCTCTCATGA